GTTCGATCAAGGTCAATGGGAAATCTCGCGCGCGTTTCTGGCTCGGACGAAGGAGTCGAAGTCTCTCGTGCGTCGGCGATTACGGTTACATTCGGCTTCGATGATCCTGCAAGTAATTCCAGTCCGCGACGTCAAATTTTCTTCACTCAGTTCGAGATATTTGTCTGTCTTCGTCAGTCAACGGAACCAATTGAAAGGAATTCGAACAAGGATCTTGTCGGTTCATCTAGgatctctcttttctctttctttgggAAATGGATAATAATCTTCGAATGGATCAAGGATGCGATGAATTAACTCATAGTATGTCCAACGTTCGTTCTTCTTATAATTAGTTCATTCTTCTCCAAGTATTTGCGAATGTACGTTTAAACGCGCAAATTATCCGAGAAAAGCACCAAGTAGAAAATCTAATAGTccgtacatataatatatgtatgtacagaGGAAAAGAGGAGTATCGGGAAATGACGAgacgattaaaaatgtaaaataggTTTATTTGCAACCAGTCGTTttcgtgtatgtgtgtatttTGTCTACAATCGCATAGATTTAAATAACAGTCAACTCGAAGCATTTCGTACCTTCTCAAGAtcaaacgagaaagaaacagagagataACAAATAAATGAGGAAAACCAGATTTATGTGTTCGTTTGATTCAAAATAaacgatagaataaaattgtgtGCTATCGATAGCTGCGAATCGTTTGCGTGAAGTTTCGTCACGGCATATTAAACGCCTTAAACATCGTAAAAGCATATCTTATATTACTACTTCCATCGTAATAGTTTCGACGTATTCGTCTTTTTTAAAGTCGTCAATAATGCGAAGCGCAATTATGCACGCACGCGTATATAGTGTGTACGAAGGTAAACGTAAGCACCTTCACCTATGTATCCATCTACGCGCGCACAGTAACAAATGTGATCTTAGTTGTCGCGTCTTTGAGCGTAAAAAACTCTGCGGGGTCCTTACGACACGACGCGATTACTATTAATATCGTGTTATGTAGATCGTCTACGGCGAGAGTGCACATCTGCGTGAACATTGTAAATGGAGAATTGGAAGGAATGTTGCGTTGCACAACGTACGAGATACAAGgtacaaagaaaaagagaatcaAAGGAATCAAAAAATGGAACGATCGACTTCCTCAGCCGTGAAACAAGTCTCCGGAGCACGCGTTGCGTGATCGTTATCAAAACGAAAGACAATggtaaaaaatagaattaatataaaattactcgATCATTTGCCCCGTGAAAACAAACGTGaagcatatatataaatagttgGACCATGCCTAGAATGCTTCCCGTTCCTCTACTCTTTCTTTGAACACATTCTACTCTTTCGTGTCAATTTTCTCGCTCCACCTACTCGCATCcttctttaaaaagaaaggatatGGAAACATTCGAGGCGATCTAAGATGATCCTAGATGATCTTAGACAATCGAAACGACGAATCAGTGAAAGAAACACTTCATTCTAGCCAGTGAAAACGTTTCCGTTTTATCCCTGACCTGAAACGCCCTAGTCATTGAGTGTAAACCGACCGCCTTTGGAATAGATACCTCTTCAAACCCCTATTGCTAGTATCGATTTTAGTTACGCAATTTTTCCAAGTTTCCTCCCATTCCACGCTATTAGGTGCAATACCACTAAAGTGCAACAAAACTTCTCTTATCAAATGTATTTTGTTACTATCGAACTGCTGCTTTCCCATCTTGCCATTTACGTTACAGAGAATCCTCTCCTCCGGGGTAAAAAGGATCTTCATAAGGTCACAGGCCAAATGATCCATCGGTCGAGAGGATGCCCACGTTGAGATTATCTCCGGACTCGGCAGAAGATCGGCGTAAGGTAGTTGCTGATACGCGTATAGCAGTGGCTTCACGTCCGAGAATCCAGTTAGGCCGGATAACCCAGATAAACCGGAAATGTCTTCAGCAGGGCTGTTCCCAGACCCTGCCACACACATCAGAGCACAGCCTGCTTTAGACACGGATCCCCCTGACGCGTGAATTGCAGCGTACCGAACAATCAAGCAAATTCGACCAGGTTCGTTAATGTCGCGTTAAACGATCGATTGCGTATCATTCCATTTGTCTTCTCCGTCACGCATGCACAGATAGTTTTACGCGTAAACGTAGAACAAGATCTAGATGACGTTTTTGAGTACTAGAAGCCAGGACTTTTCGTAATAAACTACGTAAATATACTAATAAACGAGAccattcaattatttctttctcctctctttcgttTAGTCACCTGTTGAACTAGATAACTTGACGTTATCTACGCCTTGACCTCTAGTTTCCCCgatcgtacaatttttatttacgcatatatgtatttatttactatcTACACACGTTCCCATTTCCACTATGAGTTTGCTTGTAacatcgaacgaaataaaaagaaatgaaagaaatacgtGTCACACCAATGTGGATAATAAAGCAGAAGTGACGATCAAAGCTAACTCAACGATTTGAAAAAGCATCGAAAACGAGTATGCACCTAATTTGAATGAGATACTCGAACATAcacaatatgaaatttttatcaatcaaattgtaaattctatCATACACCCTAACatacattttccaatattAACCATAATGATTCGATTTATGAACTGAATTTTACCAACACGTACGCattgaaatgtatatattgcCCTATTCTTctctaatttataaaatttgtacacaTATCATACAGTTTACCATGAAATATGAGATTGAatgcaattataaaatacatagacatgtataatatcaaaatatacacaaattgtgcaagataaatataatatattcttaaaataacaTGCATATGATTATGTCTTCTACTATTGTCTACAAAGCGATATCctaatttcatatatgtatactactAACCTTGACTCCCAACGAGTTGCCCTGTGTCTAACCTTTCTGTTGGATCCTTGTCCGTTGCAGATTGTTTTTGAGAGTCTTCAAGCACAGTTTCTAATGGTTCTATCTGAAATACAATCCATTCaactttatttcatatattcgaTTAATCATTACTGCTTAAAACATATTATTAGTATAATATACAACTAACCTTCATTTCTAAACGATGATATATCggattttgcatatttttctgCAATAAATAATCTCCCTCTTTGCCACTCTGTTCACTGGTCGTAGATTCATCCGTGTTCTCTACTTGCGATACCTTAGGTGTCAGTGCTGATTCTAATATAGAATTCTGatgtttgtttaatttttgtttcttttttggaGTTTCTTCCTTGGCAGTAGCTGTTCCTTCTTCCACCGCTTGTTCCAACTCCACTAGTCTTTTATACGATTCCTTAGCAAATATATCCCCTCCCGAAAGACCACGAATTTGCAGCGTCTCTGCAGCTTTTAAAAGTGCTGGCAAATTCTTTTGCTCGATATTTACTTCtcctttatatataaatataagtaaggCTTCTAATTCGCTAAAGTGCACATCTTGAAGTATTATGACTGGATGTTGACAGGGGTTTGTCTATAACgcaaaaaaaaatcaaaaaagtaatatttttattaaattgtaacaCGATCATTGGTAAAATTCATGTGACAGTTAAGTTCGAAATAAGACAGACaagttcgaaataaaattcgtattcTTCAAGATACGATAACCTCAAACGCTGTGCATTATTGTTTAAAGAATTTCTTCGTTACATCTTACTGATTAAATAGATTGACAAAGAATTTTACTCAAGGATAAAACGACTGCCAAAACGTTAACGAAATCATAAATGTGAAGTAAAGAATATAGGAAACTAACCTGGAAAACTTTTTTAAAGAATGGACTACTTGCTGAGAGAATCACTTTGTGAGCAGTAAGACACTGTCCATCACTTGCCAATGTCACATCTACTAAACCTTCCTCTTCCCAGAGACTTTCGAAACTCGTTGCTATGTTGTTTAAAAAACTGTTCCATTTTAGACATATTTGATTTGACATCTCGCGAACAGAAAGTGTCAATACTGTAAAAATGTTATCAATGCGTCCTGAACTGTTCGATATCTCTGCACGTCAATGACTATTACTATTCAACGACAGGAGCAACGTTGACGACGATAATAAGAAtaacaacgacaacgacgacgttGACGACAACGACCGCGATGTAACAGCAGTGGTGCCAGGCACGCACAAACATCCTTGGCACTGGGTTGGGAGAACACAGTCAATATGGCCGCCATGCTCTATTGAATTGCGCGCCAGCTTAGAAACCTTCTTCGAAACGCtgtacattttctattatttatttgtatgtaaaATGGCCAATATTCtgtgtataaaaaaaataaattttagacaCAATCTTTTCACAAATAATTTAGTacatatagtaaaaatatttttattgaaatttcatcagaagataaacgtaataatcatatttaaaaaatgataaataagcatagttaaattatatc
The nucleotide sequence above comes from Bombus pyrosoma isolate SC7728 linkage group LG1, ASM1482585v1, whole genome shotgun sequence. Encoded proteins:
- the LOC122566558 gene encoding zinc finger and BTB domain-containing protein 37-like isoform X4 codes for the protein MSNQICLKWNSFLNNIATSFESLWEEEGLVDVTLASDGQCLTAHKVILSASSPFFKKVFQTNPCQHPVIILQDVHFSELEALLIFIYKGEVNIEQKNLPALLKAAETLQIRGLSGGDIFAKESYKRLVELEQAVEEGTATAKEETPKKKQKLNKHQNSILESALTPKVSQVENTDESTTSEQSGKEGDYLLQKNMQNPIYHRLEMKIEPLETVLEDSQKQSATDKDPTERLDTGQLVGSQGSSKPNVTVIADARETSTPSSEPETRARFPIDLDRTPPWNTYRHSDELHLPNHLYSESMPDQQESTSNILVERDARVLHSVFPTCPGTAGNSEFPEETVNGVTAYPPFPCPFCDRAYTSWGFRRRHIKAVHTISPSLNCKWCLQVLPTHAAWRRHVILAHNLSASDAHNGLLILEEAHMVLQIARPTRIECSRRCSGIGRDRRVPLHTHGKAGPVPLSICSNDEMVENDSSKRTLYGFFTRGQVRPVEGFMAHRHKGPLEIRW
- the LOC122566558 gene encoding zinc finger and BTB domain-containing protein 37-like isoform X2; translated protein: MSNQICLKWNSFLNNIATSFESLWEEEGLVDVTLASDGQCLTAHKVILSASSPFFKKVFQTNPCQHPVIILQDVHFSELEALLIFIYKGEVNIEQKNLPALLKAAETLQIRGLSGGDIFAKESYKRLVELEQAVEEGTATAKEETPKKKQKLNKHQNSILESALTPKVSQVENTDESTTSEQSGKEGDYLLQKNMQNPIYHRLEMKIEPLETVLEDSQKQSATDKDPTERLDTGQLVGSQGSSKPNVTVIADARETSTPSSEPETRARFPIDLDRTPPWNTYRHSDELHLPNHLYSESMPDQQESTSNILVERDARVLHSVFPTCPGTAGNSEFPEETVNGVTAYPPFPCPFCDRAYTSWGFRRRHIKAVHTISPSLNCKWCLQVLPTHAAWRRHVILAHNLSASDAHNGLLILEEAHMVLQIARPTRIECSRRCSGIGRDRRVPLHTHGKAGPVPLSICSNDEMVENDSSKRTLYGFFTRGQVRPVEGFMAHRHKVTYARATLGFMSWRTAFLRPSTKRFSSLLRTNGEWS
- the LOC122566558 gene encoding zinc finger and BTB domain-containing protein 37-like isoform X3: MSNQICLKWNSFLNNIATSFESLWEEEGLVDVTLASDGQCLTAHKVILSASSPFFKKVFQTNPCQHPVIILQDVHFSELEALLIFIYKGEVNIEQKNLPALLKAAETLQIRGLSGGDIFAKESYKRLVELEQAVEEGTATAKEETPKKKQKLNKHQNSILESALTPKVSQVENTDESTTSEQSGKEGDYLLQKNMQNPIYHRLEMKIEPLETVLEDSQKQSATDKDPTERLDTGQLVGSQGSSKPNVTVIADARETSTPSSEPETRARFPIDLDRTPPWNTYRHSDELHLPNHLYSESMPDQQESTSNILVERDARVLHSVFPTCPGTAGNSEFPEETVNGVTAYPPFPCPFCDRAYTSWGFRRRHIKAVHTISPSLNCKWCLQVLPTHAAWRRHVILAHNLSASDAHNGLLILEEAHMVLQIARPTRIECSRRCSGIGRDRRVPLHTHGKAGPVPLSICSNDEMVENDSSKRTLYGFFTRGQVRPVEGFMAHRHKGQSAKEETAER